The Fimbriimonadales bacterium genome includes the window TGGCTGATATGTATTGCTTGCTCTGGCTTCTGCCTATAGGTTTTTACAGAATTACGCATCCGGAAGAGTTGCAGTCAATAAAGTATTCCACCGACACATAATATTCACCGACACCGATTGTAAGAGTACAATCGTCTTTAGAGATAAAGATGGGAGTTGAAATTTGGCTTGTTTTTGTAGCAATCCTCGTTGTCATTTTCGCCATCTGGGGATATAACTCTCTCGCCAGAATTCGCAACATCGTGCGAAATGCATGGGCGGATATAGACGTACAATTGAAACGACGCGCCGATTTAATTCCTGCATTGGTAGAAACCACGAAAGGATATTCGGGATACGAGCGCGAGGTCCTCGAGCGCGTAACGGAAATTCGCAGCAGAGCAGAACGTGGCGAATTAGGACCCTTAGAAAGAGCGAAACAAGAAGAAGAACTCGGACAGCGAGTTCATTCGTTGCTTGCGGTCGTGGAAAACTATCCGGAATTGAAAGCGAGCGCACAATATATGCGTTTGCAACAAGAACTCAGCTACACCGAGAACAAAATCGCGGATGCGCGGCGGTACTATAATGCCGCTGTTCGAGACCATAACATCATGCTTCAAAGTTTTCCTTTAGGATTACTCGCAAAGCTTTTCGGGTATAAGCCTCAAGAATATTTCGAAACCGAAAGCGACGAGCGAGAAGCCCCGATTGCCAAGACGACATGAAAATACTTCGCGTTTTCTATGTTTTCGTTTTTTCCGTTTTCTCCACTTGCATCTTCGCCCAAACATCTCCATATGTTATAGACGACTACTTCGTGGAGATGGAATGGCGAAAAGATTCCTCTCTGAATGTTCGAGAGACGATTACCGTTACCTTCCGCGAATCGCGTAGAGGAATCTTTCGCAAAATTCCTTTCGATTTGCCTGCGAAATCCGGTTTCACCCGAAGGATTATTATCGAAGGCATCGAGGTTACGGATGAAAATGGCAATCCTTACACCACATTGATAAGACGCGAAGGAAACTATATCAATATTCGCATCGGAGACGAGAATAAATGGCTCTCACCAGGCACGCAAAAGAAATATGTCATCTCTTACAAGGTTTGGAACGCGACGAACTGGTTTTCAGAAGCGACGGAATGGGAGCCTTACGCGGAATTGTATTGGAACGTCATCGGAACGGAATGGGACACGGAAATCACAAACAGTGGTTTTCGCTTGCGTTTTCCTAAAGTAGAGAAAGGGCATCGCGTACGCGCTCGTCTTTATGCCGGTTCTTACGGCTCAGTAGAGTATAAGGAAGTTATAGCCGTCGGAGAGAAGAGTTATGACGAAAAATATGCAACAACCTTCGAACTACATGACAACGAAGTCATCTGCAGAAGAGAAACATCGCTCTATACGGGGGAGGGATTGACCGTCGT containing:
- a CDS encoding LemA family protein; its protein translation is MGVEIWLVFVAILVVIFAIWGYNSLARIRNIVRNAWADIDVQLKRRADLIPALVETTKGYSGYEREVLERVTEIRSRAERGELGPLERAKQEEELGQRVHSLLAVVENYPELKASAQYMRLQQELSYTENKIADARRYYNAAVRDHNIMLQSFPLGLLAKLFGYKPQEYFETESDEREAPIAKTT